The Opitutales bacterium ASA1 genome window below encodes:
- the tdh gene encoding L-threonine 3-dehydrogenase: MRTLAGQLEKPSLAMRAIVKNYAGPGLEMKDVPAPVPGIDDVLIKVHKTSICGTDVHIEAWDAWAAKTIRPPMIIGHEFVGRVQEVGTNVRGFAPGDLVTGEGHLVCGHCRNCLAGRRHHCRDTRGVGVNRDGAFAEFLCIPATNVWHADPAIPTDVLSCFDPLGNAVHTALSFDLLGEDVLITGAGPIGCMAAAVARHAGARHVVVTDVNPGRLELARKMGATLALDVRHDSLQAAEALLGMKEGFDVGLEMSGNPAALRQMISVMIHGGKIALLGILPGDAAIDWNAVVFNGLTLKGIYGREMYDTWYKMTAMLQSGLDIRPVITHHFPFSEYEEAFDLMKSGRSGKIVLEWE; the protein is encoded by the coding sequence TTGCGCACACTCGCGGGCCAACTCGAGAAACCGAGTCTCGCCATGCGTGCCATCGTGAAGAACTACGCCGGTCCCGGGTTGGAAATGAAGGATGTCCCCGCGCCGGTTCCCGGCATCGACGACGTCCTGATCAAGGTTCACAAGACGTCGATCTGCGGCACCGACGTCCACATCGAGGCGTGGGACGCGTGGGCGGCGAAGACGATCCGCCCGCCGATGATCATCGGTCACGAATTCGTCGGCCGTGTGCAAGAAGTGGGTACGAACGTCCGCGGCTTCGCGCCCGGCGATCTCGTGACCGGCGAGGGGCACTTGGTCTGCGGACATTGCCGCAACTGCCTCGCGGGGAGGCGGCACCACTGCCGCGATACGCGAGGCGTCGGGGTTAATCGGGACGGAGCCTTCGCGGAGTTTCTCTGCATCCCCGCGACGAACGTTTGGCACGCCGACCCGGCGATTCCGACCGATGTCCTCTCCTGTTTCGATCCGCTCGGCAACGCGGTGCATACGGCCCTTTCCTTCGACCTGCTCGGCGAGGACGTCCTGATCACCGGGGCGGGGCCGATAGGATGCATGGCCGCGGCGGTCGCACGCCACGCCGGGGCTCGCCACGTCGTGGTGACGGACGTCAACCCCGGTCGGCTCGAGCTCGCTCGGAAGATGGGAGCCACCCTCGCGCTCGACGTTCGCCACGATTCTCTGCAAGCCGCGGAGGCCCTGCTCGGTATGAAGGAAGGGTTCGACGTCGGCCTGGAGATGTCCGGCAATCCGGCCGCCCTCCGACAGATGATCTCGGTCATGATCCACGGCGGAAAAATCGCCTTGCTCGGCATCCTGCCCGGCGACGCCGCGATCGACTGGAATGCGGTCGTCTTCAACGGCCTCACGTTGAAGGGCATCTACGGCCGCGAGATGTACGACACGTGGTACAAGATGACGGCCATGCTCCAGTCCGGCTTGGATATCCGGCCCGTGATCACGCACCACTTTCCCTTCTCCGAATACGAGGAGGCGTTCGATCTGATGAAGTCGGGCCGCTCGGGAAAGATCGTCTTGGAATGGGAGTGA
- the cysK gene encoding cysteine synthase A: protein MATAFPNITSTIGNTPLVKLNRVTTGLAADVYVKCEFFNPLASVKDRIGLAMIEAGERDGRIKPNSVIVEPTSGNTGIALAFVCASKGYKLILTMPETMSIERRVLLRMLGAEIVLTPGSEGMPGAIRRAGDILAEHGDRGFMPQQFENPANPEIHRRTTAEEIWTATGGNIDVFVSGVGTGGTITGVSEVIKKRRKLHTIAVEPSASPVISGGKPGPHKIQGIGAGFIPRNCNTSIIDEVLTVANEDAFETARQVALQEGILGGISTGANIWAALQVAKRPEMAGKSIVTVACSFGERYISTALAEKARSEVTS from the coding sequence ATGGCAACCGCGTTTCCCAACATCACCTCCACGATCGGCAACACCCCGTTGGTCAAACTGAACCGTGTCACGACCGGTCTCGCGGCCGACGTCTACGTGAAGTGCGAGTTCTTCAATCCGCTCGCGAGCGTCAAGGACCGCATCGGTCTCGCCATGATCGAGGCGGGTGAACGCGACGGGCGGATCAAGCCCAACAGCGTGATCGTGGAGCCGACTTCGGGGAACACCGGAATCGCGCTCGCTTTCGTGTGCGCGTCGAAAGGCTACAAGTTGATCCTCACCATGCCCGAGACGATGTCGATCGAGCGGCGCGTGCTGCTCCGCATGCTCGGTGCCGAGATCGTGCTCACGCCGGGTTCAGAGGGTATGCCGGGTGCGATCCGTCGGGCGGGCGACATTCTCGCCGAACACGGCGACCGCGGCTTCATGCCGCAGCAGTTCGAGAATCCCGCGAATCCGGAGATCCACCGTCGGACCACTGCGGAAGAGATTTGGACGGCGACCGGCGGAAACATCGACGTGTTCGTCTCCGGTGTCGGCACGGGTGGCACGATCACCGGCGTCTCCGAGGTGATCAAGAAACGGCGCAAGCTGCACACGATCGCAGTCGAGCCTTCGGCCAGTCCGGTCATCTCCGGCGGCAAACCGGGTCCCCACAAGATCCAAGGCATCGGTGCCGGGTTCATCCCGCGTAACTGCAACACCTCGATCATCGACGAAGTGCTGACCGTGGCGAACGAAGATGCATTCGAGACCGCGCGGCAGGTCGCCTTGCAGGAAGGGATCCTCGGCGGCATCTCGACCGGAGCCAACATCTGGGCGGCGCTCCAAGTGGCGAAACGTCCCGAGATGGCGGGCAAGTCGATCGTGACCGTCGCCTGCAGCTTCGGCGAGCGCTACATCTCCACTGCTCTCGCCGAGAAGGCGCGCAGCGAGGTGACGAGCTGA
- a CDS encoding NAD(P)/FAD-dependent oxidoreductase, producing the protein MAMSDVVIIGAGLAGLCCALRLQEAGVDYVVVEAGDRVGGRVRTEVSGGFRFDRGFQVFLSSYPEARRVLDFAALDLRYFEPGCLIASEGRLHPFVDPWRRPSALWKSVFGPFGTLGDKLRVARLRWRVTRPSIEQLLAQPDTTTDATLKAQGFGEEIVDAFFRPFLGGVFLDSELQTSSRKFRWLFRMFSRGRAAVPALGMGEIPRQLAARLPSERIRLNTKATQVTEGRVVLEDGRDLLCSQVVVATDPGTAIRLIEGLPPVAFRSVTNLQYSLADVPTKGAWLVVNGDGSGLVNNLAFMSEVSSEYAPKGRALASVSVLGCPELDDRALDDLVRQELVRWFGMIVGEWRLECVHRLREALPDQPAGSLGEVRRGARLQDWLVVAGDWRNLASINGAMESGRLAAEAVLEKVLD; encoded by the coding sequence GTGGCGATGAGCGATGTCGTGATCATCGGGGCTGGACTGGCGGGATTGTGCTGCGCGCTGCGCCTGCAGGAAGCGGGAGTGGACTACGTCGTCGTGGAGGCGGGAGACCGCGTCGGCGGCAGGGTGCGGACGGAGGTGAGCGGTGGCTTTCGTTTCGATCGCGGCTTCCAAGTCTTTTTGTCGAGTTATCCGGAGGCGCGTCGGGTGCTGGATTTTGCGGCGCTGGATCTACGCTACTTCGAGCCGGGCTGTCTGATCGCGAGCGAAGGACGGTTGCATCCGTTCGTGGATCCTTGGAGGCGGCCTTCGGCATTGTGGAAGAGCGTTTTCGGCCCGTTCGGCACGCTCGGGGACAAGCTCCGGGTGGCACGCCTGCGATGGCGCGTGACGCGACCTTCCATCGAGCAACTGCTCGCGCAACCGGACACGACCACCGACGCGACCCTGAAGGCGCAAGGGTTCGGCGAGGAGATCGTCGACGCGTTTTTCCGACCGTTTCTCGGAGGCGTGTTCCTCGATTCGGAGCTGCAGACGTCGAGTCGGAAGTTTCGCTGGTTGTTCCGGATGTTCTCGCGCGGACGCGCGGCGGTGCCGGCCTTGGGGATGGGGGAGATCCCGCGGCAATTGGCGGCCCGTTTGCCTTCGGAGCGCATCCGGCTGAACACGAAGGCGACGCAAGTGACCGAAGGTCGCGTGGTGCTCGAAGACGGGCGTGATCTGCTCTGCTCGCAAGTCGTCGTGGCGACGGATCCCGGGACTGCGATTCGATTGATCGAAGGCTTGCCGCCCGTGGCGTTTCGTTCGGTCACCAATCTCCAATACAGCTTGGCCGACGTGCCGACGAAAGGGGCATGGCTGGTCGTCAACGGAGACGGTTCGGGCTTGGTCAACAACCTCGCCTTCATGTCCGAAGTCTCCTCGGAGTATGCCCCGAAAGGGCGCGCGCTCGCATCCGTGAGTGTGCTCGGTTGCCCGGAACTCGACGATCGCGCACTCGACGATCTGGTGCGGCAAGAGCTGGTGCGGTGGTTCGGCATGATCGTCGGAGAATGGCGCCTGGAGTGCGTGCATCGTCTGCGCGAGGCACTGCCGGATCAGCCTGCTGGAAGTCTCGGCGAGGTGCGGCGAGGCGCGCGTTTGCAGGACTGGCTCGTGGTGGCGGGGGATTGGCGCAACCTCGCCTCGATCAACGGTGCGATGGAATCGGGACGACTCGCAGCCGAAGCCGTCTTGGAGAAGGTGCTCGACTGA
- a CDS encoding TIGR01777 family oxidoreductase: MGEEEKFIARTELPMGSADVFEWHARDKAFERLQPPWERVEVTQRSGGIAPGGVVELRTRVAPGVWLRWRVRHEGLEDGVGFADVLERGPFAAWRHEHRFEPRPGGGCALADWIRYRLPGGELGRVLAAPTTRSRLERMFRYRHSVTRDDLVFWHNTRQRARMRVVVTGAGGMVGSALIPFLSTQGHEAVALSRSGGGDTNRAVWNPDAGELDPVVLDGANGIVHLAGANIAAGRWTPSRKREILESRVNSTRLLVETMRNSARRPEVLVCASATGYYGDTGDALVDEDAPSGKGFLAEVCRAWESEAMRATEFGVRVVVLRNGVVLDPRGGALAKLLPVFRAGLGGPVGGGRQWMSWSSIDDTVGAILFALLEPTLAGPVNAVSPQPVTNADFAHVLGRVLGRPSVAPAPATALKLLYGQMAEETVLASSRVDPRRLSEAGYPFRHPDPEGALRHVLGK, translated from the coding sequence ATGGGTGAGGAGGAGAAGTTCATTGCTCGGACGGAACTGCCCATGGGTTCGGCGGACGTGTTCGAGTGGCATGCGCGCGACAAAGCCTTCGAGCGACTGCAACCACCGTGGGAGCGCGTGGAGGTGACGCAGCGCAGCGGCGGAATCGCGCCGGGTGGCGTGGTGGAGTTGCGCACACGCGTCGCTCCCGGGGTTTGGTTGCGTTGGCGCGTGCGGCACGAAGGGTTGGAGGACGGAGTCGGTTTTGCGGACGTATTGGAGCGCGGGCCGTTCGCGGCTTGGCGCCACGAGCACCGTTTCGAGCCGCGCCCGGGTGGAGGGTGCGCATTGGCGGATTGGATACGCTACCGGTTGCCGGGGGGCGAACTCGGCCGGGTATTAGCGGCGCCGACCACGCGCAGCAGACTGGAGCGCATGTTTCGTTATCGCCACTCGGTGACGCGGGACGATCTGGTCTTTTGGCACAACACGCGGCAGCGTGCGCGTATGCGAGTCGTCGTCACCGGCGCGGGCGGGATGGTGGGGTCTGCGTTGATTCCGTTTTTGAGTACGCAGGGGCACGAAGCGGTGGCGCTGAGCCGCAGTGGCGGAGGCGATACGAACCGAGCCGTGTGGAATCCCGATGCGGGCGAACTGGATCCGGTGGTGTTGGACGGCGCGAACGGCATCGTCCACCTCGCGGGAGCGAACATCGCGGCAGGACGTTGGACACCTTCGCGCAAGCGCGAGATTCTGGAGAGCCGTGTGAACAGTACGCGGCTTCTCGTGGAGACCATGAGGAATTCCGCGAGGCGACCCGAGGTGTTGGTGTGCGCATCCGCGACCGGCTACTACGGTGACACGGGCGACGCGCTGGTCGACGAAGACGCTCCGTCGGGAAAGGGTTTTCTCGCCGAGGTGTGCCGTGCGTGGGAGTCGGAGGCCATGCGCGCGACCGAGTTCGGCGTGCGCGTGGTGGTCTTGCGCAACGGGGTCGTCCTCGACCCGCGAGGGGGCGCACTTGCGAAGCTTCTTCCCGTGTTCCGTGCGGGGTTGGGCGGCCCGGTGGGCGGTGGTCGGCAGTGGATGAGTTGGAGTTCGATCGACGACACGGTCGGTGCGATTCTCTTCGCCCTGCTCGAGCCGACTCTGGCGGGCCCAGTCAACGCCGTCTCGCCGCAGCCGGTGACGAACGCGGATTTTGCGCACGTACTGGGCCGTGTGCTCGGCCGGCCGAGCGTGGCACCAGCACCGGCGACTGCGCTGAAGTTGCTCTACGGCCAGATGGCGGAGGAGACCGTCTTGGCTAGTTCACGCGTGGATCCGCGGAGGTTGAGCGAAGCGGGCTATCCGTTCCGTCATCCGGATCCGGAGGGAGCGTTGCGCCACGTATTGGGAAAATAG
- a CDS encoding deoxyribodipyrimidine photo-lyase produces the protein MNKPPVIVWFRRDLRLGDNPALEYALAVGGPIVPLFVWSPDEDSPWAPGGASLWWLHHSLAALSASLVERGSRLVLRNGPAAKVLREVLRETGARVVSWNRLYEPAAIARDSAIKQALLEEGIEVRSFNGSLLHSPPAVKNQSDRPFQVFTPFWKHCRTLPVRALAATDEGRLPAPTKWPVSDALESFDLLPTIRWDSEFARHWRPGEAGAREALTRFVGGAAEAYHERRDVPSIEGTSRLSPHLHYGEIGPVQIHHALEARGLSGRGAQVFMSEVGWREFAHHLLFHFPDTPERPLRREFERFPWRSDPELLRAWRKGRTGYPIVDAGMRQLWRTGWMHNRVRMIVASFLVKHLLVPWQAGAEWFWDTLVDADLAANTLGWQWTAGCGADAAPYFRVFNPILQGVKFDPDGHYVRTWVPELARVPAEAIHAPWEASADVLRDAGVRLGIDYPKPIVDHKEGRDRALEAYESVKKSATA, from the coding sequence ATGAACAAGCCACCCGTCATCGTCTGGTTCCGCAGAGATCTGCGTCTCGGGGACAACCCTGCGCTCGAGTATGCGCTCGCCGTCGGCGGGCCGATCGTGCCGCTCTTCGTTTGGTCGCCGGACGAGGATTCGCCGTGGGCGCCCGGAGGAGCGTCGCTTTGGTGGCTGCATCACTCGCTCGCGGCTTTGAGCGCGTCGCTGGTCGAACGCGGGTCCCGACTCGTGTTGCGCAACGGACCGGCGGCGAAGGTCTTGCGTGAGGTGTTGCGTGAGACCGGTGCGCGGGTCGTGTCGTGGAATCGTCTCTACGAACCGGCCGCGATCGCGCGCGACTCGGCGATCAAGCAGGCGCTGCTCGAAGAGGGGATCGAAGTGAGGAGCTTCAACGGGTCGTTACTGCATTCGCCGCCGGCGGTGAAGAATCAGTCGGACCGCCCTTTTCAGGTGTTCACTCCTTTCTGGAAGCATTGCCGGACGTTGCCCGTGCGTGCGCTCGCGGCGACGGACGAAGGACGACTGCCGGCACCGACGAAGTGGCCGGTGAGCGATGCACTGGAGTCGTTCGACCTGTTGCCGACGATCCGTTGGGACAGCGAGTTCGCGCGGCATTGGCGGCCCGGCGAAGCAGGGGCTCGGGAAGCGTTGACCCGCTTCGTGGGTGGGGCCGCCGAAGCCTACCACGAGAGACGAGATGTTCCGTCGATCGAAGGCACCTCGAGACTGTCTCCACATCTCCACTACGGCGAGATCGGACCGGTGCAGATTCATCATGCGCTGGAGGCGCGTGGGCTCTCGGGACGCGGCGCGCAGGTGTTCATGAGCGAGGTGGGCTGGCGCGAGTTCGCCCATCATCTCTTGTTCCATTTTCCGGATACGCCGGAACGGCCGTTGCGAAGGGAGTTCGAGCGGTTTCCTTGGCGGAGCGATCCTGAGCTGCTGCGGGCATGGCGCAAAGGGCGCACGGGATACCCGATCGTCGACGCCGGGATGCGTCAGCTCTGGCGAACCGGATGGATGCACAACCGGGTGCGGATGATCGTGGCGTCGTTTCTGGTGAAACACCTTCTCGTGCCGTGGCAGGCGGGGGCCGAGTGGTTCTGGGATACGCTCGTGGACGCCGATCTCGCGGCAAACACCCTCGGGTGGCAGTGGACGGCGGGTTGCGGTGCGGATGCGGCGCCGTACTTCCGGGTGTTCAATCCGATCCTGCAGGGGGTGAAGTTCGATCCCGACGGACACTACGTGCGCACGTGGGTGCCGGAATTGGCGCGCGTGCCGGCGGAGGCGATCCACGCGCCGTGGGAAGCGTCGGCGGACGTGTTGCGCGACGCCGGGGTGAGGCTCGGGATCGATTATCCGAAGCCGATCGTCGACCACAAGGAAGGACGCGATCGTGCGCTCGAGGCGTACGAATCGGTGAAGAAATCGGCGACCGCGTGA
- the glgA gene encoding glycogen synthase GlgA produces the protein MKIVHAASELFPFVKTGGLADSVASQAKSLAAFGHDVAVVLPGYRAVLDHPDFRAAKEELELVVEMGDDDLHCGIFSLKLAPRLTLYVVRRDEYYDRRYPYGLGNRDYDDNAARFVFFDKAIVEILRLAGLKADVVHCHDWQTGLVPVLLRAAEQRHGETLAIGTVMTIHNIAFQGVYPARDFALTNLPEDFFTIEGLEYYGQMSMLKAGLVFADRITTVSPTYAREIRTEKFGCGLEGVIRARAGDLVGLLNGIDTEVWNPATDRLIPANYTPDDLSGKLACRRELLRSCGFDTKFEGPIFGMVCRLADQKGLDLILACRDFFIQNDVRLVILGRGDARYEQALREIANKHPDRLALSTSLDEPMSHLIEAGSDFFLMPSIFEPCGLNQMYSLHYGTVPIVTRVGGLADTVADIEENPAEGTGIVVEPEAASLRQGLKRALALHADQARMFEIIGRGMRRDFSWTYAARAYEALYRDII, from the coding sequence ATGAAGATCGTGCATGCGGCAAGCGAGCTGTTTCCCTTCGTGAAGACCGGGGGATTGGCTGATTCGGTGGCCTCTCAGGCCAAGTCGCTGGCTGCATTCGGACACGATGTCGCTGTCGTGCTTCCGGGCTATCGGGCCGTGCTCGATCATCCCGACTTTCGGGCCGCCAAGGAGGAGCTCGAACTCGTGGTGGAGATGGGCGACGACGATCTTCACTGCGGGATCTTTTCGCTCAAACTCGCGCCGCGTCTCACGCTCTACGTCGTACGGCGCGACGAATACTACGATCGCCGGTATCCGTACGGGCTCGGCAATCGCGATTACGACGACAACGCGGCGCGTTTCGTGTTTTTCGACAAGGCGATCGTGGAGATTCTGCGACTGGCCGGCTTGAAGGCGGACGTCGTGCATTGCCACGACTGGCAGACTGGACTCGTGCCGGTATTGCTGCGGGCGGCTGAGCAACGACACGGCGAGACACTCGCGATCGGGACGGTGATGACGATACACAACATCGCCTTTCAGGGCGTGTATCCGGCAAGAGACTTCGCGTTGACCAATCTCCCGGAAGACTTCTTCACCATCGAGGGGCTCGAGTATTACGGGCAGATGAGCATGTTGAAGGCGGGCTTGGTCTTCGCCGACCGCATCACCACCGTGAGCCCGACCTATGCGCGCGAGATCCGCACCGAGAAGTTCGGTTGTGGTCTCGAAGGCGTCATTCGCGCACGCGCGGGAGATTTGGTCGGATTGCTCAACGGTATCGACACCGAGGTCTGGAATCCCGCGACGGATCGGTTGATTCCCGCGAACTACACGCCGGACGATTTGAGCGGCAAGCTCGCGTGCCGACGAGAGCTGCTGCGTAGTTGTGGTTTCGATACGAAATTCGAGGGTCCGATCTTCGGCATGGTGTGCCGCCTCGCGGACCAAAAGGGGCTCGATCTGATTTTGGCCTGTCGGGATTTCTTCATCCAAAACGACGTGCGTCTCGTGATTCTCGGACGTGGCGACGCGCGTTACGAGCAGGCGCTGCGCGAGATCGCGAACAAGCACCCGGATCGGCTCGCGTTGAGCACGAGTCTGGACGAACCGATGAGCCACCTCATCGAAGCGGGTTCGGACTTCTTCCTCATGCCGTCGATCTTCGAACCGTGCGGGCTCAACCAGATGTACTCGCTGCATTACGGCACCGTGCCGATCGTCACGCGCGTGGGTGGTTTGGCGGACACGGTGGCGGACATCGAAGAGAACCCGGCCGAAGGCACGGGGATCGTGGTGGAGCCCGAGGCTGCATCGCTGCGCCAAGGTCTGAAGCGCGCACTGGCTCTGCATGCGGATCAAGCACGGATGTTCGAGATCATCGGTCGCGGTATGCGGCGGGATTTCTCGTGGACATACGCCGCGCGCGCGTACGAGGCGCTTTATCGGGACATCATTTGA
- the rnr gene encoding ribonuclease R → MTLRDRILSRMRRADYVPEPSSVLLARLGLKRRERNRLEQELGTLESEGAIVRVKRDRYCIPADADLVTGRIHFKQSGSAVLVPEAVAGQPEREPVDVAAEDTGVALHGDRVVVRLSDRRRRKPERQRAGRPLPARADGRVIRILERASDTITGNLQRSRNFFVVAPDDPRIVHDIYVPDPATMSVRPIPKVGDKAVVKLLAWEHRHVAPEGEIVGVLGRTHEPQAELKAILHKFRLEPEFPEAVQREVARLPDAVRSADRKHRVDIRDVPTITIDPDDAKDFDDALSLEEFAGGDVRIGIHIADVPAYVRPDTALDREAQKRGNSTYLVGVVVPMLPHALSSGVCSLKEGVERLTKSVFLVFGRNGRVRETSFANTVIRSDKRLTYKQAYALLKEDDPAKIRRLPPPPAHQTGFAGRPLSELSNSEIDRLRDMVRRFWSFASRLRQERMKRGSLDLDMPETKIFVDEEGYADRLEKITHDESHQLIEEFMLAANEAVARALREAGLPCVYRVHDDPEEDRLDELREFLATFGVETGDLSQRPELVRLLARLRDHPQGHLLRTQVLRSLKKACYRATPDGHFGLHKRDYLHFTSPIRRYADLIVHRVFAHHLAANLGQPMLPGAKADYTKSRIASLAEHISLTEVNSTDAERESVKVKLLEFFERELRKKEPTRFAAVITETRNHGMFVELVESMAFGLVHVSALTDDLYLLSGDGTALVGRRTKRAFEVGAKIEVCVARVDRFKRQIDFRLAGESGGPTRHPRRKGPRKDRERRRGK, encoded by the coding sequence ATGACCCTGCGCGACCGGATTCTCTCTCGCATGCGGCGCGCGGACTACGTTCCCGAACCGTCGTCCGTCCTTCTCGCCCGCCTCGGCCTGAAACGCCGAGAGCGCAATCGCCTCGAGCAGGAGCTCGGCACGCTCGAGTCCGAAGGAGCGATCGTCCGAGTGAAACGAGATCGCTACTGCATCCCAGCGGACGCCGACCTCGTGACCGGTCGCATCCACTTCAAGCAGAGCGGTTCGGCCGTGCTCGTCCCCGAGGCCGTCGCCGGACAGCCCGAGCGCGAGCCTGTCGACGTCGCCGCCGAGGACACCGGGGTCGCCCTGCACGGCGACCGCGTGGTCGTGCGTCTCTCGGACCGCCGTCGCCGCAAACCCGAACGGCAGCGCGCCGGACGCCCTTTGCCCGCTCGCGCCGACGGTCGCGTGATCCGCATCCTCGAACGCGCATCGGACACGATCACCGGGAATCTCCAACGCTCTCGCAATTTCTTCGTCGTCGCTCCCGACGATCCGCGAATCGTGCACGACATCTACGTGCCCGACCCGGCCACGATGTCGGTCCGGCCGATTCCGAAAGTCGGCGACAAAGCGGTGGTGAAACTCCTCGCTTGGGAGCACCGACACGTCGCACCGGAGGGCGAAATCGTCGGCGTGCTCGGCCGCACCCACGAACCTCAGGCCGAGCTGAAGGCCATCCTCCACAAGTTCCGCCTCGAACCGGAGTTTCCCGAGGCCGTGCAGCGCGAGGTCGCGAGACTTCCGGATGCAGTCCGTTCCGCCGACCGCAAGCACCGCGTCGACATCCGGGACGTGCCGACCATCACGATCGACCCGGACGACGCCAAGGACTTCGACGACGCCCTTTCCCTCGAAGAATTCGCCGGTGGCGATGTGCGCATCGGCATCCACATCGCCGACGTGCCCGCCTACGTCCGCCCCGACACCGCTCTCGATCGAGAGGCGCAAAAACGAGGAAACTCCACCTACCTCGTGGGCGTGGTCGTGCCCATGCTTCCGCATGCCCTCTCCAGCGGCGTGTGCAGCTTGAAGGAAGGCGTGGAACGGCTGACCAAGAGCGTGTTTCTCGTCTTCGGTCGCAACGGTCGCGTCCGCGAAACGTCGTTCGCCAACACCGTCATTCGCAGCGACAAACGCCTCACCTACAAGCAGGCCTACGCGCTGCTGAAGGAGGACGACCCCGCGAAGATTCGAAGGCTTCCTCCACCGCCCGCCCACCAGACCGGATTCGCGGGTCGCCCCCTCTCCGAGCTGTCGAACTCGGAGATCGATCGGCTTCGCGACATGGTCCGGCGTTTTTGGTCGTTCGCGTCGCGCTTGCGACAGGAGCGGATGAAACGCGGCTCGCTCGATCTCGACATGCCGGAGACGAAGATCTTCGTCGACGAAGAGGGCTACGCCGATCGCCTCGAGAAGATCACGCACGACGAGAGCCACCAACTCATCGAAGAGTTCATGCTCGCCGCCAACGAAGCCGTCGCGCGCGCGCTCCGCGAAGCCGGCTTGCCGTGCGTCTATCGCGTCCACGACGACCCCGAGGAGGACCGTCTCGACGAACTGCGCGAGTTTCTCGCCACCTTCGGAGTCGAGACCGGCGATCTGTCGCAACGCCCCGAACTCGTCCGCCTCCTCGCGCGGCTGCGCGACCATCCGCAGGGCCATCTCTTGCGCACCCAAGTACTGCGCAGCCTGAAGAAGGCCTGTTACCGAGCCACACCCGACGGCCACTTCGGCCTGCACAAGCGCGACTACCTGCACTTCACGTCTCCAATTCGTCGATACGCCGACCTGATCGTCCACCGCGTCTTCGCCCACCACCTCGCCGCGAATCTCGGCCAGCCGATGCTGCCGGGAGCGAAAGCCGATTACACCAAGAGCCGCATCGCGTCGCTCGCCGAACACATCAGCCTCACCGAGGTGAACAGCACCGACGCCGAACGCGAAAGCGTGAAGGTGAAATTGCTCGAGTTCTTCGAACGCGAGCTGCGCAAGAAGGAACCGACCCGCTTCGCCGCCGTGATCACCGAGACCCGCAATCACGGCATGTTCGTGGAACTGGTCGAGTCCATGGCGTTCGGGCTGGTGCACGTGTCGGCGCTCACGGACGATCTGTATTTGCTTTCTGGAGACGGCACGGCCCTCGTCGGACGCAGGACGAAACGCGCGTTCGAAGTCGGCGCGAAGATCGAGGTCTGCGTCGCCCGCGTGGACCGTTTCAAGCGCCAGATCGACTTCCGGCTCGCGGGCGAAAGCGGAGGTCCGACCCGACACCCGCGACGAAAAGGCCCGCGCAAAGACCGCGAACGTCGCCGCGGGAAATGA
- a CDS encoding SDR family oxidoreductase — protein sequence MGNESHLATAANAGRTAFVTGGTGFIGRALVRHLLDDGWSVVCGVRPGSNWPRPSDAGVRVVACDLLGTGGPSVPRGTDVVFHLAGKAHALAEVEQDEDEYAEVNTGGTRLMLEAAAVAGVRAFVFFSTVKAVADAPADLQPIDESWDREPDTAYGRSKREAERLVLEGRHVPHAVVLRPCLVYGPEPKGNLEKMIEGVRSGRFPPIPEFGNRRSMVHVDDVCRAALLAATLPAAAGKTYLLADDQPFSTRELYRWLRAALGKPESSVTVPAWCLRGCALVGDVVGKLRGRRFVFDSDAFAKLKGSAWYSSAAIGHDLGWRPTRSLRDTIPEMVR from the coding sequence GTGGGCAACGAATCGCATCTAGCGACAGCCGCGAACGCCGGTAGGACTGCGTTCGTCACCGGAGGCACCGGATTCATCGGGCGGGCGCTCGTGCGGCATCTGCTCGACGACGGTTGGTCGGTCGTCTGTGGCGTACGTCCAGGCTCGAACTGGCCCAGGCCGAGCGATGCCGGCGTGCGCGTCGTGGCGTGCGATCTCCTCGGCACGGGCGGCCCCAGCGTGCCGCGTGGGACCGATGTGGTGTTCCATCTCGCCGGCAAGGCCCACGCGCTCGCCGAAGTCGAGCAGGACGAAGACGAGTATGCCGAGGTCAATACCGGTGGCACGCGGCTGATGTTGGAAGCGGCTGCGGTGGCCGGAGTCCGTGCGTTCGTGTTCTTCAGCACGGTGAAGGCCGTGGCCGATGCTCCGGCGGACTTGCAGCCGATCGACGAAAGCTGGGACCGGGAGCCGGACACGGCCTACGGCCGATCCAAGCGCGAAGCCGAACGACTCGTCTTGGAAGGTCGGCACGTGCCGCACGCGGTCGTCCTTCGGCCGTGTTTGGTCTACGGACCGGAGCCGAAAGGAAACCTCGAGAAGATGATCGAGGGTGTCCGCAGCGGTCGATTTCCCCCGATTCCGGAGTTCGGCAATCGGCGATCGATGGTGCACGTGGACGACGTGTGCCGGGCGGCCTTGCTGGCGGCGACGCTCCCCGCTGCGGCCGGGAAAACGTATCTGCTGGCCGACGACCAACCGTTTTCGACCCGCGAGTTGTATCGGTGGCTGCGTGCCGCGTTGGGCAAACCGGAGTCGAGCGTCACAGTGCCCGCGTGGTGTTTGCGTGGGTGTGCGCTGGTCGGAGACGTCGTGGGCAAACTCCGGGGAAGGCGTTTCGTCTTCGACAGCGATGCGTTCGCCAAGCTGAAGGGCAGTGCGTGGTATTCGTCGGCCGCAATCGGGCACGACCTCGGTTGGCGTCCGACTCGATCGCTGCGCGACACAATCCCGGAGATGGTCCGCTGA